The proteins below come from a single Drosophila suzukii chromosome X, CBGP_Dsuzu_IsoJpt1.0, whole genome shotgun sequence genomic window:
- the Fur2 gene encoding furin-like protease 2 isoform X4, translating to MSNKGSIGGVGCTPQINTDQWSALEKQTKMDPVRGPSCCGGLKKPLGEPTYRKIGRRKILQIHVHDPGTTANATAKLNRIYLCTFNRMAQSCIYFVLFLVILSPNTSCALRSSEGETQNYAGILSNSSRTTTSPSRDDDDSQSHGYSNSNSNSFIYKVDSGPGGDRAGQAQTISGGKYDNNNYENTHTNASAKDEEVEHQMANSLDFDGVDMFGAFSIPEEAIYTNEFAVNIPAGHQVADVIANKHGFINKGQIGSLDHYYLFQHHHVSKRSLRSSRKHQGALKSESEVKWMQQQHEKVRRKRDGPYQDLPTYKSISLASHSPRMEYRDVSSHFVFPDPLFKEQWYLNGGAKDGLDMNVGPAWQKGYTGKGVVVSILDDGIQTNHPDLAQNYDPDASFDINGNDSDPTPQDNGDNKHGTRCAGEVAAVAFNNYCGVGVAYNASIGGVRMLDGKVNDVVEAQALSLNPAHIDIYSASWGPEDDGSTVDGPGPLARRAFIYGVTSGRQGKGSIFVWASGNGGRYTDSCNCDGYTNSIFTLSISSATQAGFKPWYLEECSSTLATTYSSGTPGHDKSVATVDMDGRLRPDHICTVEHTGTSASAPLAAGICALALEANPELTWRDMQYLVVYTSRPAPLEKETGWTLNGVKRKYSHKFGYGLMDAGAMVSLAEQWSSVPPQHICKSRENNEDRKIEGAFGYTLATHMDVNGCAGTINEVRYLEHVQCRITLRFFPRGNLRILLTSPMGTTSTLLFERPRDIVKSNFDDWPFLSVHFWGEKAEGRWTLQVINGGRRRVNQPGILSKWQLIFYGTSSQPMRLKSELLSSSPQLRSPIGSNPFLIPSASNIGQPANEGGNFNTDSFAGYLNYQNIFSSAGSNPEPATATLDGQNVTASVASSAEAVGFTASAAQLVAAPDSREGDKKILHSCDAECDSSGCYGRGPTQCVACSHYRLDNTCVSRCPPRSFPNQVGICWPCHDTCETCAGAGPDSCLTCAPAHLHVIDLAVCLQFCPDGYFENSRNRTCVPCEPNCASCQDHPEFCTSCDHHLVMHENKCYSACPLDTYETEDNKCAFCHSTCATCNGPTDQNCITCRSSRYAWQNKCLISCPDGFYADKKRLECMPCQEGCKTCTSNGVCSECLQNWTLNKSDKCIVAGSEGCSEAEFFSQTAGQCSSCHTSCGSCNGPAETNCMSCGPSRLLEQSRCVSGCREGFFMEAGSVCSPCLHTCSQCVSRTNCSNCSKGLELQNGECRTTCADGYYSDRGICAKCYLSCHTCSGPRRNQCVQCPAGWQLAAGECHPECPEGFYKSDFGCQKCHHYCKTCNDAGPLACTSCPPHSMLDGGLCMECLSSQYYDTTTSTCKTCHDSCRSCFGPGQFSCKACAAPLHLDQLNSQCVPCCQNQTLAEKTASAPCCNCDGETGECKATSTGGKRRTVIGSGSAYKSGEPEHGSFESDGNSREFVLRLDSPLTAITAIAVAICLLIITIFSIIFAVLQRNSNHVSRNSVRYRKIASTSSGRRKNLSAKPTSDARFIFNIGEDEDTDGDNSEDEMDGNLGTDINRIVYDRKGKDLGHEFYIESTNDIDAIEFHCKGAQKAESQQPRRCNENGDDDDDIHYDATADRNPYPSTTSRTNINIRS from the exons ATGTCAAATAAAGGGTCCATCGGTGGAGTGGGATGCACGCCACAGATCAACACAGATCAATGGTCCGCCTTGGAGAAACAGACGAAGATGGACCCAGTACGGGGCCCATCCTGCTGTGGTGGCCTTAAGAAACCTCTCGGAGAGCCAACGTACCGAAAGATAGGACGGCGAAAGATACTCCAAATCCACGTCCATGACCCCGGAACGACGGCAAATGCAACGGCGAAACTCAATAGAATCTATTTATGTACATTTAACCGAATGGCACAGAGctgtatatattttgtattatttttagtaATCCTAAGCCCAAATACTAGTTGTGCTCTACGGAGCAGTGAGGGTGAGACTCAGAATTATGCCGGAATACTCAGCAACAGTAGTAGAACAACAACCAGCCCATCACGCGATGATGATGATAGCCAGAGCCACGGCTACAGCAATAGCAACAGCAATAGCTTCATCTACAAGGTCGATTCCGGCCCTGGAGGTGATAGAGCAGGTCAAGCACAGACCATTAGTGGCGGCAAATACGATAATAATAACTATGAAAATACTCACACAAATGCCAGTGCGAAAGATGAAGAGGttgagcaccagatggcgaaTAGCCTCGACTTCGACGGGGTCGATATGTTTGGCGCCTTCAGTATTCCCGAGGAGGCGATATACACAAACGAGTTCGCTGTCAACATTCCAGCTGGCCATCAAGTGGCAGATGTCATAGCCAACAAACATGGGTTTATCAACAAGGGACAG ATTGGATCCCTGGACCACTATTACCTGTTCCAGCACCATCATGTGTCGAAGCGTTCACTGCGCTCCAGCCGCAAGCACCAGGGAGCCCTTAAATCAGAGAGCGAG gtgaaatggatgcagcagcagcacgaAAAGGTGCGCCGGAAGAGAGACGGACCCTACCAGGATCTACCCACCTACA AGTCGATATCGTTAGCCTCGCACTCGCCGCGCATGGAGTACCGGGACGTCAGCTCGCATTTTGTCTTTCCGGATCCGTTGTTTAAGGAACAGTGGTATCTG AATGGCGGTGCCAAGGATGGCCTGGACATGAATGTGGGTCCAGCCTGGCAGAAGGGTTATACGGGCAAGGGCGTGGTCGTGTCCATTTTGGACGATGGCATTCAAACCAACCATCCAGATTTGGCTCAGAACTAT GATCCAGATGCCTCATTCGACATAAACGGCAACGATTCGGATCCCACGCCCCAGGACAATGGTGACAACAAACACGGAACCCGCTGTGCCGGCGAGGTGGCCGCCGTGGCCTTCAATAACTATTGCGGCGTGGGTGTGGCCTACAATGCCAGCATTGGTG GAGTCCGCATGTTAGACGGAAAGGTCAACGATGTGGTGGAGGCCCAGGCCTTGAGTCTTAATCCCGCCCACATTGATATATACAGCGCTTCCTGGGGACCCGAAGACGATGGTTCAACTGTCGATGGTCCTGGCCCATTGGCGCGCCGGGCTTTCATCTATGGCGTGACCAGCGGGCGGCAGGGCAAGGGTTCCATCTTTGTGTGGGCCTCCGGCAATGGTGGCCGCTATACAGACTCGTGCAACTGCGATGGTTACACCAACTCCATCTTTACCCTGTCCATTTCTAGTGCCACCCAAGCAGG CTTCAAGCCCTGGTACCTGGAGGAGTGCTCCTCCACGCTGGCCACCACCTACAGCTCCGGTACGCCGGGTCATGACAAAAGCGTGGCCACCGTGGACATGGATGGCCGCCTACGACCCGACCACATCTGCACCGTGGAGCACACGGGCACTTCGGCATCTGCGCCCCTGGCAGCCGGCATCTGTGCCCTGGCGCTAGAGGCCAATCCGGAGTTGACGTGGCGCGACATGCAGTACCTGGTGGTGTACACCTCGAGGCCGGCGCCGCTGGAGAAGGAGACCGGTTGGACGCTGAACGGAGTGAAGCGAAAGTACAGCCACAAGTTTGGCTACGGACTGATGGATGCCGGTGCCATGGTGTCGCTGGCGGAGCAATGGTCATCGGTGCCACCGCAGCATATCTGCAAATCGCGGGAGAACAACGAGGATCGGAAGATTGAGGGCGCCTTTGGCTATACGCTTGCCACGCACATGGATGTGAATGGGTGTGCGGGGACCATCAACGAGGTGCGCTACCTGGAGCATGTGCAATGTCGCATAACGCTGAGGTTTTTCCCACGAGGAAACCTCCGCATCCTGCTCACCTCGCCGATGGGCACCACCAGTACCCTGCTGTTCGAACGACCGCGTGACATTGTTAAGTCCAACTTCGATGACTGGCCCTTCCTGAGCGTGCACTTTTGGGGCGAAAAGGCCGAGGGCCGCTGGACCCTGCAGGTGATCAATGGCGGGCGGCGGCGCGTCAACCAACCCGGCATCCTATCAAAATGGCAGCTCATCTTCTACGGCACCTCAAGCCAGCCGATGCGTCTGAAGTCGGAGCTGCTCAGCAGCAGTCCCCAGCTGCGCAGCCCCATTGGCTCGAATCCCTTCCTCATCCCGTCGGCCTCGAACATTGGCCAGCCGGCCAACGAGGGTGGCAACTTCAACACGGACAGCTTTGCCGGCTACCTCAATTACCAGAATATCTTTAGCAGCGCTGGTTCCAACCCAGAGCCAGCAACAGCTACACTCGACGGTCAGAATGTGACCGCTTCCGTTGCCTCATCCGCGGAAGCCGTTGGCTTTACAGCCTCCGCTGCTCAGCTGGTAGCAGCACCGGATTCGAGGGAAGGGGACAAGAAGATCCTGCACTCCTGCGATGCGGAGTGCGATTCCTCAGGCTGCTATGGCCGTGGACCCACCCAGTGCGTGGCCTGCAGTCACTATCGGCTGGACAA CACTTGCGTCAGTCGCTGCCCGCCGCGTTCGTTCCCCAACCAGGTGGGCATCTGCTGGCCCTGCCACGACACTTGCGAAACGTGCGCTGGGGCTGGACCCGACAGCTGCCTTACCTGTGCCCCGGCCCACCTGCACGTCATCGATCTCGCCGTCTGCCTGCAATTTTGTCCAGACGGATATTTTGAAA ATAGCAGAAATAGAACCTGTGTGCCCTGCGAGCCCAACTGTGCCTCATGCCAGGATCATCCCGAGTTCTGCACCAGCTGTGACCACCACTTGGTCATGCATGAGAACAAATGCTACTCGGCCTGTCCCTTGGACACGTACGAAACGGAGGATAACAA ATGTGCCTTCTGCCACTCGACTTGCGCCACCTGCAATGGCCCTACGGACCAAAACTGCATCACGTGCCGCTCGAGTCGATATGCCTGGCAAAATAAATGCCTTATTAGCTGTCCAGACGGATTCTACGCCGACAAGAAACGGCTGGAGTGCATGCCCTGCCAGGAGGGTTGCAAGACCTGCACCAGCAACGGAGTTTGCTCCGAGTGCCTTCAAAACTGGACGCTGAACAAGAGTGACAAGTGCATCGTGGCCGGGAGCGAGGGCTGCAGTGAAG CTGAGTTCTTCAGCCAGACCGCGGGGCAGTGCAGCTCTTGTCACACCTCCTGCGGCAGCTGCAACGGACCGGCGGAGACCAACTGCATGTCCTGTGGCCCCAGTCGACTGCTGGAGCAAAGTCGCTGTGTGAGCGGCTGCCGCGAGGGCTTCTTCATGGAGGCGGGCTCTGTTTGCTCGCCATGCCTGCACACCTGCAGTCAGTGCGTCTCGCGGACGAACTGCAGCAACTGTTCCAAGGGACTGGAGCTGCAGAACGGCGAGTGCCGCACCACCTGCGCCGATGG CTACTACAGTGACCGCGGCATCTGCGCCAAGTGCTACTTGAGCTGCCACACCTGCAGCGGTCCGCGGCGCAACCAGTGCGTCCAGTGCCCGGCTGGTTGGCAGCTGGCCGCCGGCGAATGCCATCCCGAGTGCCCCGAGGGCTTCTACAAGTCTGACTTTGGTTGCCAGAAGTGCCATCACTACTGCAAGACCTGCAATG ATGCTGGCCCATTGGCCTGCACTTCCTGCCCGCCACACTCGATGCTCGATGGCGGTCTGTGCATGGAGTGCCTGAGCTCACAGTATTATGATACAACGACGTCCACCTGCAAGACCTGCCATGACTCGTGCCGCTCCTGTTTCGGTCCCGGCCAGTTCTCCTGCAAGGCCTGTGCGGCGCCACTCCATCTGGACCAGCTGAACAGCCAGTGTGTGCCATGCTGCCAGAATCAGACGCTCGCCGAGAAGACAGCCTCAGCGCCCTGCTGCAATTGCGATGGAGAAACTG GCGAGTGCAAAGCTACCTCGACGGGCGGCAAAAGGCGGACGGTAATCGGCAGTGGAAGTGCCTACAAAAGCGGCGAACCTGAGCATGGATCTTTTGAGAGCGATGGCAATAGTAGGGAGTTCGTCCTGCGACTAGACTCGCCTTTAACGGCCATCACAGCTATTGCTGTGGCCATCTGCCTGTTGATCATAACGATATTCTCCATCATCTTTGCTGTTTTACAG CGTAATAGCAACCATGTATCCAGAAATTCAGTGAGGTATAGGAAAATAGCAAGCACATCGTCGGGCAGGCGAAAGAACTTGTCCGCCAAGCCCACCAGCGATGCAAGATTCATTTTTAACATTGGCGAGGACGAAGATACAGATGGTGATAATTCCGAGGATGAGATGGATGGTAATCTGGGCACCGATATAAACCGGATTGTCTACGACCGCAAGGGTAAAGATCTGGGACACGAATTTTACATTGAGAGTACAAATGATATTGATGCGATCGAGTTTCACTGCAAAGGAGCGCAGAAAGCAGAGTCCCAACAACCACGAAGGTGCAATGAGAAcggtgatgatgatgatgatattCATTATGATGCGACGGCGGACAGAAATCCGTATCCATCGACAACGAGCCGTACAAACATAAACATCCGTAGCTGA
- the Fur2 gene encoding furin-like protease 2 isoform X3, which yields MSNKGSIGGVGCTPQINTDQWSALEKQTKMDPVRGPSCCGGLKKPLGEPTYRKIGRRKILQIHVHDPGTTANATAKLNRIYLCTFNRMAQSCIYFVLFLVILSPNTSCALRSSEGETQNYAGILSNSSRTTTSPSRDDDDSQSHGYSNSNSNSFIYKVDSGPGGDRAGQAQTISGGKYDNNNYENTHTNASAKDEEVEHQMANSLDFDGVDMFGAFSIPEEAIYTNEFAVNIPAGHQVADVIANKHGFINKGQIGSLDHYYLFQHHHVSKRSLRSSRKHQGALKSESEVKWMQQQHEKVRRKRDGPYQDLPTYKSISLASHSPRMEYRDVSSHFVFPDPLFKEQWYLVSKNGGAKDGLDMNVGPAWQKGYTGKGVVVSILDDGIQTNHPDLAQNYDPDASFDINGNDSDPTPQDNGDNKHGTRCAGEVAAVAFNNYCGVGVAYNASIGGVRMLDGKVNDVVEAQALSLNPAHIDIYSASWGPEDDGSTVDGPGPLARRAFIYGVTSGRQGKGSIFVWASGNGGRYTDSCNCDGYTNSIFTLSISSATQAGFKPWYLEECSSTLATTYSSGTPGHDKSVATVDMDGRLRPDHICTVEHTGTSASAPLAAGICALALEANPELTWRDMQYLVVYTSRPAPLEKETGWTLNGVKRKYSHKFGYGLMDAGAMVSLAEQWSSVPPQHICKSRENNEDRKIEGAFGYTLATHMDVNGCAGTINEVRYLEHVQCRITLRFFPRGNLRILLTSPMGTTSTLLFERPRDIVKSNFDDWPFLSVHFWGEKAEGRWTLQVINGGRRRVNQPGILSKWQLIFYGTSSQPMRLKSELLSSSPQLRSPIGSNPFLIPSASNIGQPANEGGNFNTDSFAGYLNYQNIFSSAGSNPEPATATLDGQNVTASVASSAEAVGFTASAAQLVAAPDSREGDKKILHSCDAECDSSGCYGRGPTQCVACSHYRLDNTCVSRCPPRSFPNQVGICWPCHDTCETCAGAGPDSCLTCAPAHLHVIDLAVCLQFCPDGYFENSRNRTCVPCEPNCASCQDHPEFCTSCDHHLVMHENKCYSACPLDTYETEDNKCAFCHSTCATCNGPTDQNCITCRSSRYAWQNKCLISCPDGFYADKKRLECMPCQEGCKTCTSNGVCSECLQNWTLNKSDKCIVAGSEGCSEAEFFSQTAGQCSSCHTSCGSCNGPAETNCMSCGPSRLLEQSRCVSGCREGFFMEAGSVCSPCLHTCSQCVSRTNCSNCSKGLELQNGECRTTCADGYYSDRGICAKCYLSCHTCSGPRRNQCVQCPAGWQLAAGECHPECPEGFYKSDFGCQKCHHYCKTCNDAGPLACTSCPPHSMLDGGLCMECLSSQYYDTTTSTCKTCHDSCRSCFGPGQFSCKACAAPLHLDQLNSQCVPCCQNQTLAEKTASAPCCNCDGETGECKATSTGGKRRTVIGSGSAYKSGEPEHGSFESDGNSREFVLRLDSPLTAITAIAVAICLLIITIFSIIFAVLQRNSNHVSRNSVRYRKIASTSSGRRKNLSAKPTSDARFIFNIGEDEDTDGDNSEDEMDGNLGTDINRIVYDRKGKDLGHEFYIESTNDIDAIEFHCKGAQKAESQQPRRCNENGDDDDDIHYDATADRNPYPSTTSRTNINIRS from the exons ATGTCAAATAAAGGGTCCATCGGTGGAGTGGGATGCACGCCACAGATCAACACAGATCAATGGTCCGCCTTGGAGAAACAGACGAAGATGGACCCAGTACGGGGCCCATCCTGCTGTGGTGGCCTTAAGAAACCTCTCGGAGAGCCAACGTACCGAAAGATAGGACGGCGAAAGATACTCCAAATCCACGTCCATGACCCCGGAACGACGGCAAATGCAACGGCGAAACTCAATAGAATCTATTTATGTACATTTAACCGAATGGCACAGAGctgtatatattttgtattatttttagtaATCCTAAGCCCAAATACTAGTTGTGCTCTACGGAGCAGTGAGGGTGAGACTCAGAATTATGCCGGAATACTCAGCAACAGTAGTAGAACAACAACCAGCCCATCACGCGATGATGATGATAGCCAGAGCCACGGCTACAGCAATAGCAACAGCAATAGCTTCATCTACAAGGTCGATTCCGGCCCTGGAGGTGATAGAGCAGGTCAAGCACAGACCATTAGTGGCGGCAAATACGATAATAATAACTATGAAAATACTCACACAAATGCCAGTGCGAAAGATGAAGAGGttgagcaccagatggcgaaTAGCCTCGACTTCGACGGGGTCGATATGTTTGGCGCCTTCAGTATTCCCGAGGAGGCGATATACACAAACGAGTTCGCTGTCAACATTCCAGCTGGCCATCAAGTGGCAGATGTCATAGCCAACAAACATGGGTTTATCAACAAGGGACAG ATTGGATCCCTGGACCACTATTACCTGTTCCAGCACCATCATGTGTCGAAGCGTTCACTGCGCTCCAGCCGCAAGCACCAGGGAGCCCTTAAATCAGAGAGCGAG gtgaaatggatgcagcagcagcacgaAAAGGTGCGCCGGAAGAGAGACGGACCCTACCAGGATCTACCCACCTACA AGTCGATATCGTTAGCCTCGCACTCGCCGCGCATGGAGTACCGGGACGTCAGCTCGCATTTTGTCTTTCCGGATCCGTTGTTTAAGGAACAGTGGTATCTGGTGAGTAAA AATGGCGGTGCCAAGGATGGCCTGGACATGAATGTGGGTCCAGCCTGGCAGAAGGGTTATACGGGCAAGGGCGTGGTCGTGTCCATTTTGGACGATGGCATTCAAACCAACCATCCAGATTTGGCTCAGAACTAT GATCCAGATGCCTCATTCGACATAAACGGCAACGATTCGGATCCCACGCCCCAGGACAATGGTGACAACAAACACGGAACCCGCTGTGCCGGCGAGGTGGCCGCCGTGGCCTTCAATAACTATTGCGGCGTGGGTGTGGCCTACAATGCCAGCATTGGTG GAGTCCGCATGTTAGACGGAAAGGTCAACGATGTGGTGGAGGCCCAGGCCTTGAGTCTTAATCCCGCCCACATTGATATATACAGCGCTTCCTGGGGACCCGAAGACGATGGTTCAACTGTCGATGGTCCTGGCCCATTGGCGCGCCGGGCTTTCATCTATGGCGTGACCAGCGGGCGGCAGGGCAAGGGTTCCATCTTTGTGTGGGCCTCCGGCAATGGTGGCCGCTATACAGACTCGTGCAACTGCGATGGTTACACCAACTCCATCTTTACCCTGTCCATTTCTAGTGCCACCCAAGCAGG CTTCAAGCCCTGGTACCTGGAGGAGTGCTCCTCCACGCTGGCCACCACCTACAGCTCCGGTACGCCGGGTCATGACAAAAGCGTGGCCACCGTGGACATGGATGGCCGCCTACGACCCGACCACATCTGCACCGTGGAGCACACGGGCACTTCGGCATCTGCGCCCCTGGCAGCCGGCATCTGTGCCCTGGCGCTAGAGGCCAATCCGGAGTTGACGTGGCGCGACATGCAGTACCTGGTGGTGTACACCTCGAGGCCGGCGCCGCTGGAGAAGGAGACCGGTTGGACGCTGAACGGAGTGAAGCGAAAGTACAGCCACAAGTTTGGCTACGGACTGATGGATGCCGGTGCCATGGTGTCGCTGGCGGAGCAATGGTCATCGGTGCCACCGCAGCATATCTGCAAATCGCGGGAGAACAACGAGGATCGGAAGATTGAGGGCGCCTTTGGCTATACGCTTGCCACGCACATGGATGTGAATGGGTGTGCGGGGACCATCAACGAGGTGCGCTACCTGGAGCATGTGCAATGTCGCATAACGCTGAGGTTTTTCCCACGAGGAAACCTCCGCATCCTGCTCACCTCGCCGATGGGCACCACCAGTACCCTGCTGTTCGAACGACCGCGTGACATTGTTAAGTCCAACTTCGATGACTGGCCCTTCCTGAGCGTGCACTTTTGGGGCGAAAAGGCCGAGGGCCGCTGGACCCTGCAGGTGATCAATGGCGGGCGGCGGCGCGTCAACCAACCCGGCATCCTATCAAAATGGCAGCTCATCTTCTACGGCACCTCAAGCCAGCCGATGCGTCTGAAGTCGGAGCTGCTCAGCAGCAGTCCCCAGCTGCGCAGCCCCATTGGCTCGAATCCCTTCCTCATCCCGTCGGCCTCGAACATTGGCCAGCCGGCCAACGAGGGTGGCAACTTCAACACGGACAGCTTTGCCGGCTACCTCAATTACCAGAATATCTTTAGCAGCGCTGGTTCCAACCCAGAGCCAGCAACAGCTACACTCGACGGTCAGAATGTGACCGCTTCCGTTGCCTCATCCGCGGAAGCCGTTGGCTTTACAGCCTCCGCTGCTCAGCTGGTAGCAGCACCGGATTCGAGGGAAGGGGACAAGAAGATCCTGCACTCCTGCGATGCGGAGTGCGATTCCTCAGGCTGCTATGGCCGTGGACCCACCCAGTGCGTGGCCTGCAGTCACTATCGGCTGGACAA CACTTGCGTCAGTCGCTGCCCGCCGCGTTCGTTCCCCAACCAGGTGGGCATCTGCTGGCCCTGCCACGACACTTGCGAAACGTGCGCTGGGGCTGGACCCGACAGCTGCCTTACCTGTGCCCCGGCCCACCTGCACGTCATCGATCTCGCCGTCTGCCTGCAATTTTGTCCAGACGGATATTTTGAAA ATAGCAGAAATAGAACCTGTGTGCCCTGCGAGCCCAACTGTGCCTCATGCCAGGATCATCCCGAGTTCTGCACCAGCTGTGACCACCACTTGGTCATGCATGAGAACAAATGCTACTCGGCCTGTCCCTTGGACACGTACGAAACGGAGGATAACAA ATGTGCCTTCTGCCACTCGACTTGCGCCACCTGCAATGGCCCTACGGACCAAAACTGCATCACGTGCCGCTCGAGTCGATATGCCTGGCAAAATAAATGCCTTATTAGCTGTCCAGACGGATTCTACGCCGACAAGAAACGGCTGGAGTGCATGCCCTGCCAGGAGGGTTGCAAGACCTGCACCAGCAACGGAGTTTGCTCCGAGTGCCTTCAAAACTGGACGCTGAACAAGAGTGACAAGTGCATCGTGGCCGGGAGCGAGGGCTGCAGTGAAG CTGAGTTCTTCAGCCAGACCGCGGGGCAGTGCAGCTCTTGTCACACCTCCTGCGGCAGCTGCAACGGACCGGCGGAGACCAACTGCATGTCCTGTGGCCCCAGTCGACTGCTGGAGCAAAGTCGCTGTGTGAGCGGCTGCCGCGAGGGCTTCTTCATGGAGGCGGGCTCTGTTTGCTCGCCATGCCTGCACACCTGCAGTCAGTGCGTCTCGCGGACGAACTGCAGCAACTGTTCCAAGGGACTGGAGCTGCAGAACGGCGAGTGCCGCACCACCTGCGCCGATGG CTACTACAGTGACCGCGGCATCTGCGCCAAGTGCTACTTGAGCTGCCACACCTGCAGCGGTCCGCGGCGCAACCAGTGCGTCCAGTGCCCGGCTGGTTGGCAGCTGGCCGCCGGCGAATGCCATCCCGAGTGCCCCGAGGGCTTCTACAAGTCTGACTTTGGTTGCCAGAAGTGCCATCACTACTGCAAGACCTGCAATG ATGCTGGCCCATTGGCCTGCACTTCCTGCCCGCCACACTCGATGCTCGATGGCGGTCTGTGCATGGAGTGCCTGAGCTCACAGTATTATGATACAACGACGTCCACCTGCAAGACCTGCCATGACTCGTGCCGCTCCTGTTTCGGTCCCGGCCAGTTCTCCTGCAAGGCCTGTGCGGCGCCACTCCATCTGGACCAGCTGAACAGCCAGTGTGTGCCATGCTGCCAGAATCAGACGCTCGCCGAGAAGACAGCCTCAGCGCCCTGCTGCAATTGCGATGGAGAAACTG GCGAGTGCAAAGCTACCTCGACGGGCGGCAAAAGGCGGACGGTAATCGGCAGTGGAAGTGCCTACAAAAGCGGCGAACCTGAGCATGGATCTTTTGAGAGCGATGGCAATAGTAGGGAGTTCGTCCTGCGACTAGACTCGCCTTTAACGGCCATCACAGCTATTGCTGTGGCCATCTGCCTGTTGATCATAACGATATTCTCCATCATCTTTGCTGTTTTACAG CGTAATAGCAACCATGTATCCAGAAATTCAGTGAGGTATAGGAAAATAGCAAGCACATCGTCGGGCAGGCGAAAGAACTTGTCCGCCAAGCCCACCAGCGATGCAAGATTCATTTTTAACATTGGCGAGGACGAAGATACAGATGGTGATAATTCCGAGGATGAGATGGATGGTAATCTGGGCACCGATATAAACCGGATTGTCTACGACCGCAAGGGTAAAGATCTGGGACACGAATTTTACATTGAGAGTACAAATGATATTGATGCGATCGAGTTTCACTGCAAAGGAGCGCAGAAAGCAGAGTCCCAACAACCACGAAGGTGCAATGAGAAcggtgatgatgatgatgatattCATTATGATGCGACGGCGGACAGAAATCCGTATCCATCGACAACGAGCCGTACAAACATAAACATCCGTAGCTGA